From the Halococcus salifodinae DSM 8989 genome, the window ATGCCCTTGAGCGGATGGTGAACGCGGGCGCGACGCCGGTCACCTGGGCCCAAGTCCTCTATGAAATTCAGCGTGACTGGGCCGCCGACGGTGCCAGAGAGGCTCACCAGATCTCCATCGACCACGCTGGCGACTTCGGAATGGCCGTTCAATACGGCGACTTCTTGGAGGAGTGACGCGATCAGTCTCCAGTGTGCAGAACGATTTTCCCGCGCGTGTGTCCTTCTTCGATCTGCTCGTGAGCTTCGGGCGCGTCCGCTAATGGGAGCGTCGTACTAATCGTTGGTTCGACCTCCCCAGCGTCAATCAGTTCACTGATTTCAGAGAGAATCGCCGCATCCGGTCGCACACCGACCCGTCGAGCGTGAACGCTATACTCTTCGGCCTGTTCATCAGAGATTTCACCGACGAGCGCAGCGAGAATGCCCCCCTCAGTCAGTACCTCATATGAGTGCTCGCGCGTGTCGCCCCCAATCGCATCAACGACGAGATCAATGTCATCGAGTTCCTCCTCGAAAGAGGTCTCGCGGTAGTTGACGAACTCATCGGCACCCAGATCGCGCAGGAACAGCTCATTGTATCCAGATGCCGTTCCGATTACGTGCGCACCCTGCGATTTTGCGAGCTGGACGGCGATATGGCCGACTCCCCCCGCAGCCGCGTGAATAAGCACTCGCTGGTCCTCCGAGAGCTCGCCTTTATCGAACAGCGCCTGCCACGCGGTGAGTGCGACCATCGGCACGCCAGCGGCTTCAGTATGGTCGAGTGTCTCCGGTTTCTCGACAATTTCGTCCGCGGGCACGGCAGCGTATTCGGCGTCTGCGTTCCCCGGTTCCGGAAAGCCCACCAATCCATAGACCGCACTATCTTCTTCGAACTCAGTCACGTCTGCTCCAACAGCCTCAACAGTTCCGGAGAGAT encodes:
- a CDS encoding NADP-dependent oxidoreductase produces the protein MSEEMNAVRIHEFGGPDVLQYETAPQPEPAADEVLVRVHAAGVNRVDTAVREGNFGEIPFPWIPGWDLSGTVEAVGADVTEFEEDSAVYGLVGFPEPGNADAEYAAVPADEIVEKPETLDHTEAAGVPMVALTAWQALFDKGELSEDQRVLIHAAAGGVGHIAVQLAKSQGAHVIGTASGYNELFLRDLGADEFVNYRETSFEEELDDIDLVVDAIGGDTREHSYEVLTEGGILAALVGEISDEQAEEYSVHARRVGVRPDAAILSEISELIDAGEVEPTISTTLPLADAPEAHEQIEEGHTRGKIVLHTGD